The following DNA comes from Longimicrobium sp..
AGGGGGCGCAGGGCGGCGCTGTCGGCGAACATCGTGTCGGGGACGATGCGGACGTCGTCCGCCAGGTGCACGCGCAGCACCTCGCCGATCACCAGCGTGTTGGTGCTGCCTTCCAGCTCCACGATCTTGAAGACGCGGCACTCCATCACCGCGGGACAGTTGGCCACGTACGGTGCATCGACCGATTCCGCGTCGGCCGAGGGCAGCCCCGCGCGCTCGAACTCGTCAACGTCGGATGCGTACTCGCCGGCCGTCTCGTTCATCTCCGCGAGCTGCCCCTCCGTCGCCACGTTCACGCAGAACGCGCCCGTCCGCCGGATGTTGCGCAGGGTGTCCTTGTCCTCGCCCCGCCGGCTGCCGATGGACACCGAGACCAGGAACGGCGTCGCGGAGATCGCGGCGAAGTAGCTGAAGGGCGCCAGGTTGCGCCGTCCCTCGCCGGACCAGGTGGACACCCACGCGATCGGCCGGGGGACGACGAGCGAGGTGAGCAGCTGGTACCGCTCGCGGCCGGTGAGCGCCGCGGTATTCCAGATCATCCCGCCAGCCCCTGCTGGATCCACGCCTTTACGTGCCCGACCTCGTCCGGGCTGATCCCGTGGCCCGTCGGGTAGTCGCGCGCCTCCAGGTCCGCCCCCGCCGCACGCAGGGCCGCGCGGCCCTCGATGGCCATCGCAAACGGAATCGCGGGGTCCATCGTGCCGTGGCCCCAGAAGAACCGGGTGCCGCGCACGGTATCGGGCGTGGCGGCAACGGTGGGGTGCTGCGCGAAGAACCCGCTCAGGTTCAGCACCATCGGCACGGCGCCGGGGTTTCGCAGCGCGTACGCCAGCGACATGGTGCCGCCCTGGGAAAAGCCGCCCAGCACCAGCGGCCCCGTGCGAACGGGCAGGCGCGCGGGGATTTCGCCCAGGAACTCCGCCAAGGCCTGCTGCGACGCCTCGAACGATTGGGGCTCGGGCACGGTGCCGCCCATGAACTGGTACCACGCCCACCCCGGGCCGTATCCCCACTGCG
Coding sequences within:
- a CDS encoding flavin reductase family protein, yielding MIWNTAALTGRERYQLLTSLVVPRPIAWVSTWSGEGRRNLAPFSYFAAISATPFLVSVSIGSRRGEDKDTLRNIRRTGAFCVNVATEGQLAEMNETAGEYASDVDEFERAGLPSADAESVDAPYVANCPAVMECRVFKIVELEGSTNTLVIGEVLRVHLADDVRIVPDTMFADSAALRPLARLWGDFYSTIGDTPALKRPPAI
- a CDS encoding alpha/beta hydrolase, translating into MLKYEAAVPPDVQDGAPLVVLLHGRGADRFDLLSLAPHLAPGAIVVTPEAPHSGTQWGYGPGWAWYQFMGGTVPEPQSFEASQQALAEFLGEIPARLPVRTGPLVLGGFSQGGTMSLAYALRNPGAVPMVLNLSGFFAQHPTVAATPDTVRGTRFFWGHGTMDPAIPFAMAIEGRAALRAAGADLEARDYPTGHGISPDEVGHVKAWIQQGLAG